One window of Papaver somniferum cultivar HN1 chromosome 9, ASM357369v1, whole genome shotgun sequence genomic DNA carries:
- the LOC113309138 gene encoding uncharacterized protein LOC113309138 gives MDRAGGEIGRRLKKILRSKSKNKGSAGTWSDGKLVTKIGRNSDSVMAVSDSDTILQSFHLLSVHLTSVDLCRRTITFS, from the exons ATGGATAGAGCTGGAGGCGAAATTG GAAGAAGGTTAAAGAAGATACTAAGGAGCAAAAGCAAAAACAAG GGTAGTGCAGGTACCTGGAGTGATGGAAAATTGGTCACTAAAATAGGAAGGAACAGTGATAGTGTGATGGCA GTTTCAGATTCAGATACAATCTTGCAGAGTTTTCACTTGCTGAGTGTGCATCTGACCTCAGTTGATTTGTGCAGACGTACAATAACTTTCAGTTGA